TGCGGAGGTTCGGCCAATTCTGTAGTGAACACCCACTGGTAGCCTCCGTACAGATTTTTATGCTTATGCGGTTTTAAGCGTGCAATTTTCATTATGAAAAATAACCTTCAGTAAACGATTTGTGTTGTAGATTGTTAGTAGTGTATGACGGTACTCAGGTCAATAGCGCTTTTCGTTACCGTGTTATGGGCAACTCTTCCTGTCCATACTCAAAACGAATATGCAGTGTGGCAGTTCGGGAATTTTGCCGGATTAGATTTCCGCACTGCTCCTCCCACGCCAGTTTCTGCTCCGTTTTACACTGACGAAGGGAGTTCGATGTGGTGTAACCCCATAACGGGTAATCTAATCCTGAGTTCGAATGGTAAGCAAGTGTACGATGCGTCAGGTGCTGTTGTTGCTAACGGCGCCGGTTTGCGCGGAGGCAACTCCAGCTCGAGCTGCGTAGTTATCCTTCCCGATCCGGTATTCAAGTACCCGCACGAAGCAACACGGTTCTACATATTCTGTATCGGTGACCAGTCTTCGGCGATTCAGCCGCCCGATTCTGCACTGACCATGAACACGGTTGAGTACAGGGATGGCAGATGGGAAGTGGTTCAGAAAAATGTGGTGGTTGACTCGGGCTTTGCAGAAAAACTCGCTGTTACACATCATTGTGATGGACGTTCGTTCTGGCTTGTTGTTCACGCACGGTCCGAGCCGGCATTTTATGCATACCAGCTATCCGGGAAGGGGCTTCAGCCGGCGGTGAAGAGTGTTGTGGGTGCAGTGAATACACCACGTGCCGACAGTGTGTTGGGTGGTGCGTACGGACAAGGCCTGATGGCTTTCTCGCAGGATGGTTCCAAGCTTGCAATGGCTACACCATTCAGCTATTCAACAGAGGTATTCGATTTTGATATTTCCACCGGAATAGTTTCAAATGCCCGCGTCCTGGATCCGGTATCCCGAAACTACGGAGTCTGCTTTTCACCAAATGGTAGATATGTTTACGGTGTTCAATGGGCAACCCGAACCGAGAACGGATCTGTCGTCAGACAGTACGATGTGACCAATACCGTGAACCCAGTAGTTGTGGGGTCACTAAAACCAGCCGTTTCTGACTTTTACAATGGCGGTATTCAGGCAGGACCCGACGGGAAGCTGTGGCTGGCAATGGAAACGTCAGTAGTTAGTATTGCCAGTCCTGATAGTGCAGCTCCGGACTGCGGTTTCCGTGCCGATGAGGTTGTGCTGCTGCCGTCATCCGACATTGTTGTTGGTTTGCCAACCATCGTTACATCATTCTATAAGCTTGGTCGGCTAAACAGTTGTGCACCACCGGTTAGTAGGATCACTGCCGATACCGCTATCTGTTCCGGTGAGTGTCTTCAGGTTAGCAGCATTAGCACAAACTCGCCAGCACAGTGGTTATGGACATTTGATGGCGCTGAGCCGGCTGTCTTTAGCGGTGAAAGTCCTCCGGCGGTATGTTATCGGACAGCCGGTCGGTTTGCCATACGCCTAATCACCAGGAATCAATGGGGTGCCGATACGGCCACTCACTTTGTGCTGGTTCACCAACTTCCGGTAATTAGTGCCGGTGCGGATGTGATTTTATGCGATAGTGCATCGGGACGGTTAGCGGCAACGGGTGGCGTACGCTATGAATGGGAGGCACAGCAGGGTATTGGAAACCGATTTTCTCCTGACCCCATCGTTCGGGTGTTCACACATACCGCATTTGTTGTCCGCGGTTGGAACGAACACGGTTGCAGCTCTACTGATACAGTCATAGTTTACAGCTACCCACACGGAATGCCTCCTGTTACTCTGAGTGTTGTTCCATCGGTTGCTGAAGCCGGCTCCGAAGCCGTTATTCAGATTGCAGTCACCGATGGGGTACCAATTGCCGAGATCATAACAGAAGTTAGCATCCCTGCAAGGGCACTAACAGATGTCCGGGTTACGCATGGGATGGAACTGTACCGTAGAACTGCTGGGACAGACACGCTGATTCTGGGTGTTAGAACCGAACTGAAGGATAATAAAAACGTGATCAGCATTCGAGGGATTGCATTGCTATTCACCGATACGGTGCGGATTGCATTACGGAGCGCAACGTCGCTGACGTGTCAGCCTGTTTGGACCGCTGACACTACGTTTGCGGTTACTGCATGCGGGAAACTCCTCCGTGCTGTTATGTTTTTGAATACTCCACTGCAGATAACCGGTTACGAACAGCAGACAGGCAGGGTAAGTATTTCCGGAAACCCGGCAGCGTTGGCAACAGTTTCGGTGTACACTCTTCAGGGAACACTTGTAGAGAACCATACCGTCCGTATTTCAGCAGTTCCGTCCGCGGTGCACTTGTCCAGCCTCCCCGCCGGCCTCTATCTGCTCAGACTTCACAGTGGCAGTCATCAGGATGTCCGCCTGATATTACAGGAATAATGAATATCCGGAAGGGGGCTCAGTCACACACCGTCACCACACATCCGGGGATTAATGAACAGCGCCTGGTACAGCGCCTGGTAAAAAAAAACTCCACCCTACGGTGGAGTTTACTGAGCCGACGACCAGACTTGAACTGGTGACCTGCTGATTACAAATCAGCTGCTCTACCAGCTGAGCTACATCGGCAGAGCAACAAAAATACAAATGCAGTGGCTATTCTTCAAAAAAACAGTGTGTTGCTATCGGAACAACTCCGGGGCAACGGCCTCCTCGATCATTTCGCACCACAGGTGACCAATCATGATGTGACACTCCTGAATCCGCGCAGTGTTGGTTGAAGGAACCACAACACTTTTTGTGCAGAGACCGTTTAACACTCCGCCCGAGCCCCCTAACAAACCAACCGTTTGAACACCAAGCATGTTTGCCCGTGTAACTGCCTGCACCACATTGGCCGAAGTACCGCTGGTGCTGATGGCAACAAGCACGCTTCCGGGCGAGGCAAAGGCTTCTACCTGCCTTTCGAAAACTCTGTTGTACCCGTAGTCGTTGCCACCGGCCGTAAGAACCGACGAGTCAACAGTCAGCGCCATGGCTTTAATAGCCCGACGTTCTACTGAGCCGCGAAGGCGCACCACCAGTTCTGCCGCAATATGCTGACTATCGGCAGCACTCCCGCCGTTTCCACACAACATGATAAGTGCGTTACTGACGGCGGCGGATGCCAGAAGTTCACCACAGTCCAAAATATTCTGTGACTGTGTTTGCAGCAACTCCTGTTTAGTGCTGATACTCTCGGTAATCGTAGAAGCAATACGTGATAGTGTGAAGGGGCTTGACATAATGGTTATCTCTGGAAATCAAACTCATCGTCAACGGTGTACGAAATTCGCATTTGTTGAGGTGCCTTACCTACGGTAGCAGCGAAGTGGGTGTTCGAGGCAACCCAGACCGTTGGATACCGTTCGTCAATAGGGACGGCTATATCCAGCGTTGCTTCAATCGTAGCATTCTCCACAGGCATACCTTCCAACGAATCCACAGCATTGGTAACGGAAGCCTTCATGCTGACAACGGCTACGGGAATATCGTGCAAAACGTCAACTTTTTTAAATGTTGCCTTTCCGGTAACAATGCGTTTTTTATTCTTGGGCGGACTCCCCAGGGTTGCGGCAAAGGCATCGGCATTAATGTGCCACGAATCGCCAACACGAACTGGCTTAGGCGGATTCATGATAACACCGGTTTTTAAGCCCCCCTCCGAGCGCAAGAGTCCAACAAGGTCGGCAGTTACTGCGGCAGCCAGGGTATCATCGTTAACAGTATAAACGTAGCCTGTATCCGAGTAGAAGGCCTTAATGGTGGTCCCAGTGGCCACGATCGTGGTGTTTTGTCCCTGGTACCGTGTTTCTGCATTGCGGACTACGACGGTTTTCACCGCCTCTTGTCCGTCCTCTGTAACGTTGTTTACGGTAACAGTTCCGGCAAACGTTGAGCGCACTGTATCGGCCTGTACGGTTTCTTCCCTGTTGCCGTGCAGGAGCGCATAACGGGAGATCCTGATATTCATTGCCTTTACCAGGTACTCGTCGAACGGTCTGAGTTCGCGGCCGAGCTTAAGCTGAATTGCTGTATCCGAACCTATAGTGTTCTGTTTTGGTTTCTGGGCACTGACCGGCACGGTAACAGTTATACTAAAGCCAGCCAGCAGCAAACCGGTGCACAGCGTTTTTATTGTTTGGTGGAGAAAACAAACATGATTACGATGTAGCGACATGAACGAATGGAGGAGTGATGATAACGTCATTTATGAGGTGATTTCAATTTCAGCCAGGACAGACGTGGCGTTGATAAACAGAACCGGTGCATCGGCACTTGACGAGTTGATAACATTGGTGTCATCTATCGACCCAAGGATGGGAGTGCCGCGTACAATCACCGTCCACGTTGACGGTACTCGAATTGTAATACCACCAAGAACAGCCGTTGCTGTAATAGTTTCGCTGGCATTTCTCAAGCCGGCCAGCCGCAGGTCGCAGTCAACCGATCCGAATACTGCGGTAAGATCACCGCCGGTGAACTGCTGTGAAGTACTCCTTGCTCTAAATGAGCTGAACAGAGCAACGGTATCCAGGGTATCGGAATCAGTCTGGGAGTTGCGTGTGCCATTCAGAGGCTCCGTACTGAGATCGCCTTTTTTTTTTATTCGTTTGGTAATAAAGGAAATCCCAATCAGGATAAGAAGCACAGGCCAAAATGCGCTCCAGAATCCGCCTGGGAGATAGCCAAGTTCGCTCATCTGAAGGATTGCGCCAACGCTGAATAAAATAACGTTGCCGACAATCGTGCCTGAGCGGAAAATCAGGCGCAGGATGGCCAGAACCGATAGCGAGACCGGCCACCACCGTAGGATAACATCGCCGTAAAAGTTTAATCCAAGTGAGTTCAGCAGCCACCCTGTGCCCACAAGTACAAGGATAATGCCCAGCCAGAAGCCAAGTCCGAACTCGCTGCTCCGGGTACCAAACCGAAAGTGAACTGAGTGTTGAGCTGATGTATTGGGATTGTCCATACTAAACTCCCCGTTAGTGTTGTGGTGCAGTAGAACGAATAAAGTTAGAAATCGTTGTAACCACGTATTCGATTTGTTGGCGAGTTAGCTCAGGGTACACAGGCAGTGACAGTACGGTACGCGCAAGGTTGCAGGTTACCGGAAAAGCGTCATCGGTACGTGTAAGATGACGGAAGCATTCCTGACTGTGCAACGGGAGGGGATAGTAAATCTCGGTACCAATCTGGTGCTCCGTTAGGTACGCACGCAGGGCGTCGCGGTGCCGGGTTCGGATTGTGTACTGGTTATAAATATGGGCGTCGGCGCCGTTTTCGGGCTGCAGTGTTGCCGGCAGGAGTATGGTGTTGGACTCGTCGAAGCTGGTTACGCCGGCTGCCGTGGCCAGGCCTTCCTTGATAAACAGCGTGTTATACAGCTCTGCGTTCCGTTGGCGTGCTTCGTGCCACGACTGCAGATGTTCTATTTTTATGCTAAGCACAGCAGCCTGCAGGGCATCCAGCCGGAAGTTGCCTCCAACATATTTGTGGTAATAGCGGGGTTCCATACCATGGTTTCGAAGCTGACGCAGCTTATCGGCCAGGTGACCGTGGTTTGTGGTTACCATGCCGGCATCGCCCATGGCGCCAAGGTTCTTGGTAGGATAAAACGAAAAGCAGCCCATTGTACCTATGCCACCCACGCGTGTTCCTCCGCAGGCCCGGGTGCCGATGGCCTGAGCCGCATCTTCGATGACCGGGATATCATGCTGAGCTGCAATTGCCATGATCTTTTCCAGACCTGCCGCCTGTCCGAACAGGTGAACAGGGATAATCGCAGCCGTCCGCGACGTAATGGCGCACTCTACAGCTTCGGGCTGCATCATAAAACCGCGGGAGTCCACATCAACAAATACGGGCGTTGCACCCGTACGTGCCACACACCCCGCCGTTGCAAAAAACGAGAAGTCTGGTACAATTACTTCGTCACCAACGCCTACATCCAGAGCCATCAGCGCAAGCAACAGGGCATCGGTGCCACTGGAGACGCCAATGGCATGGTCCACACCAAGGTATTCGGCTGCCTGCCGCTCAAAAGCACTAACTTCAGGTCCAAGGATATACGCCTGGCTTTGTGCCACCCGGATTAACGCTGCTTCGAGCTGTGGCTGCAACTGTCGGAACTGGGCCTGTAAATCAAGTAAGGGTACCTGCATGGAGTACAAACTTATTGGTTTTCGGACCGAATTAGCTGATACCAAATGTTTAATGCAATTTTGTACTCGTTATTCAACAATGTTTTATCAGAGGAAAGTAATGATAATCGGTGTTCCAAAAGAAATTAAGCCGCTGGAAAAAAGAGTTGGTATGACTCCCGGCGGATGCGATATGATGATTCGTAATGGTCATACCGTAGTCGTACAACGGTCTGCCGGTGAAGGCAGCGGTTTTGCCGATGAGAAGTATGCTGCCGTAGGTGCCGAACTTGTAGATTCGGCAGCCGACGTATATGGTCGTGCCGATATGATCGTAAAGGTTAAAGAACCAATTGCCCCCGAATATCCTCTTATTCGGAAGGACCAGGTTTTGTTTACCTACTTTCACTGTGCTGCGTCCCGCGAGCTTACCGAAGCAATGGTTGCAAACGGCTCCGTTTGTATCGCGTACGAAACCGTGCAGCGTGCAGACGGTTCGCTGCCGTTGCTGATCCCGATGTCGGAAGTTGCTGGCCGGATGTCAGCTCAGGAAGGTGCTAAATATCTTGAGCATCCAATGGGGGGACGGGGAGTACTGCTTGGCGGGGTCCCGGGTGTTAAACCCGCCAACGTCATCGTCCTTGGCGGCGGTGTTGTTGGTACCAACGCTGCAAAGATCGCTGCGGGGTTCGGTGCTCGCGTTACCATTTTTGATAACAATCTGTACCGTCTGCGCTACCTTGACGACGTTATGCCAAGGAACTGTGAAACCCAGATGTCAACCCCGGCAAACATCCGCGAAGCGATTATTGATGCTGATTTGGTGATTGGTGGCGTACTTGTTGTGGGCGCAAAGGCTCCCCGACTGGTAACTCGCGACATGCTGTCCACTATGAAACCGGGCAGTGTGATTGTTGACGTTGCCGTAGATCAGGGCGGCTGTGTTGAAACAACGAAGCCAACCACGCATGATAACCCTACCTATGTTGTTGACGGCGTGGTTCACTATTGCGTTGCCAATATGCCCGGTGCTGTACCCTATACGTCCACACTTGCCCTGACCGGCGCAACGCTTCCGTATGCCATGAACCTTGCCAACCATGGATGGGAAGCCGCTGTTAAGGAAAGTCACGAACTGGCACTGGGAGTAAACATCGTAAAGAATACAATCGTGTACAAGGCCGTTGCCGATGCATTTGATATGGAGTATAAACATCTGAACGATGTGATGGGCTGGTAACGTTTGGTTACGGATTATCAAAGGTTTTTACATTATGGTGCGCAACCTCTGTTGTAGTGTTCTGATCTGGGTGTCGCTTATGCTTGCAGGGCAGGTACGGGCGGTATCACAGGAGGTGCGTGCCGCTTTTGATGACAGCAGTACGGTGTGGGTAATCACGGCACAGATGCAGAAGTCGCATTGGTTTCTGCAAGCCGATACTGCTGGGTTTTCCGAAGCACGGCTGTTCAAGCGGAGTGATGGAGAGTACCGGCTTGAAATTTCACGGGTGGATTCCACCGGTACTCTTGTAACCGTAAATGAAGTTATCTCCGAAGGAGCAGTCCGCTCAGTCAGAGCACGTGTTACAGCTGTTTACCATAATAAACCATCAGCCGTGACCGGAACAGGGGCTGGAGCGTCGGGTTTCGGTTCGGAATCTGTTGCATCGCTGGATGCCGGGCGTACCAGCCTTCTGGTTGGCTCTACCTTTTGGGGCCTTGCTTACGGCTTATATACCACCGCAGCCCTGGGTGCCGACGAGTACGTGGGCTACGGTGGTCTGATTGGCATTGGAGTTGGCTACATGGTCCCTGCCTTGCTTACAAGGGGAAGGCATGTTTCTGTTGCCTCCAGTGAGCTTGCACTTGGTGGACTGTTTCAGGGGCTTGGGCACGGGCTGCTGCTGACCGGTACATTGTTTGGCGATGATCCGATTGATTTTAGAACCCCGTATGCCTTGGCTGTTATTGTTGGCCTATCAGAAGCTACCGCAGGCTATCTGATTGCCGCGAAAACCAACATGTCAGCCGGCGATGCTTCGGCAATTACCGCATCGGCATTCACAGGAAGTATTGCGGGGGCCCAGATTGCTGGTACGGTGCTATCGGGCATTAGAACAAACGAAGCGTTTGACACCCGTGTGGCATCCGGAATCATCCTGGCAACATCAGCCGCAGGAATCTGGGCTGGGACGATGCTTGCCGAGGCCTATCACTTCACACCGTCCGACGCTGTTGCCTACACCCTGATTTCTGTATATGGCGCTGCACTGCCGTATGCATTTGCCCCGATAATTTCGCATGACCTGGAATCATCGGTGTATCTGTACGCTGTCGGGTTGATTACCACGGTTTCCGGAATGTGGCTGGGGTTACAGGTGGTTCAGGATCATGACCTTGTGCCACCCGCTACAACGTACATGGCTGCCGGTGCCGGTGCCGGTGCTCTTGCCGGACTGGGCGTGTATGGCTTAACCGGTGCGTCGGACGAAGATACCGCTGTCCTTTTCCCGTATGTGGGCTCTGTTGCCGGCTTCCTGTTTGGGTATGGACTGTCGGAAACAATTCCTGACGGTGATTTTGGCAGCGCCATAGATCTTACCGTAAAACCCAAGGCACTCCTTGCCGCTGACGGTGGCGTACAGTTTATACCCACTGTAGGGTTTAACTGGAGTTTTTAATTTCTTGTAACTTGCAGTCTCCGGCCTGCAGGTCTGCAACCGGCGGTACCAGCCAACCGGAGGTTAACCTACACTTGTGCAACAGTAATCTTTAAACATTATGACGAATATTCCCGACCACACATCCACACTTGAATCGGCAATCAGCGCTGTGCGTAACCGTACGTTTTTTGCACACTGGCCGGAAGCCCCCTCAGGGAAAATTTATGGCGAGACTGCTAATGCCGACGGTGAAGCAGCTTTTAAGGCTCACCTTGGAAAACCGTTTACGGAACTCCTGCAAAACGATGCCGAGCCGGTGGGTTCCGAACTGTCGCCCTGGGGCTTCCCGCTGCATATTACCTACCCGAGTGCCAAGGTGGACGAGCTTACCGAGCAGGCACGGATGGCACAGGCATCGTGGCAGAGAGTGCCGGTACGCAGTCGGGCGATGATTCTGATTGAAGCTCTGGAACGCGCAGCACAGCGGTTCTTCGAAATTGGGTATGCCACCATGCATACTACCGGCCAGGGCTTCGTGATGGCATTTCAGTCCAGTGGACCCCATGCGTTTGACAGAGCACTGGAATCTGTTGCGCTGGGAGTTGTAGCGCACGAAACATTTAGCAGCAGTGCCACCTGGGCTAAGCCCATGGGCAAGTTCGAGGTGCATATTCAAAAACATTACCGAACGATCCCAAAGGGTATTAACCTGGTCATCGGCTGCTCAACGTTTCCGGTGTGGAACTCGTTGCCCGGCATCTTTGCAGGCCTGATTACCGGAAGCAGCGTTATCGTGAAGCCGCATCCGATGGCTGTGCTGCCCATTGCAATCATCGTGGCCGAGATTCAGAAAACACTCCGTGATGTTGGAGTACATCCGCTAACAATACAGCTTGCTGCCGATTCGGCCGATAATCCTGTGGCGCTGAAGCTTCTGGAACATCCCGCAATTCAGGTTGTTGACTATACCGGTGGTCCGGCCTTTGGAAACATTGTGGAAGAAACGGCCCGACGCCTGGGTAAGGTTGTGTACTCCGAAAAAGCAGGCGTGAACAGCGTTATTATCGATAGTGCCGATGATCTTGATGCAGCACTGGATAACCTGGCATTCTCGGTATCCCTTTACTCCGGTCAGATGTGTACGGCTCCTCAAAATATTTATATTCCAGCCGAGGGAGTGATGGTG
This is a stretch of genomic DNA from Ignavibacteria bacterium. It encodes these proteins:
- a CDS encoding DegT/DnrJ/EryC1/StrS family aminotransferase; the encoded protein is MQVPLLDLQAQFRQLQPQLEAALIRVAQSQAYILGPEVSAFERQAAEYLGVDHAIGVSSGTDALLLALMALDVGVGDEVIVPDFSFFATAGCVARTGATPVFVDVDSRGFMMQPEAVECAITSRTAAIIPVHLFGQAAGLEKIMAIAAQHDIPVIEDAAQAIGTRACGGTRVGGIGTMGCFSFYPTKNLGAMGDAGMVTTNHGHLADKLRQLRNHGMEPRYYHKYVGGNFRLDALQAAVLSIKIEHLQSWHEARQRNAELYNTLFIKEGLATAAGVTSFDESNTILLPATLQPENGADAHIYNQYTIRTRHRDALRAYLTEHQIGTEIYYPLPLHSQECFRHLTRTDDAFPVTCNLARTVLSLPVYPELTRQQIEYVVTTISNFIRSTAPQH
- the ald gene encoding alanine dehydrogenase, with amino-acid sequence MIIGVPKEIKPLEKRVGMTPGGCDMMIRNGHTVVVQRSAGEGSGFADEKYAAVGAELVDSAADVYGRADMIVKVKEPIAPEYPLIRKDQVLFTYFHCAASRELTEAMVANGSVCIAYETVQRADGSLPLLIPMSEVAGRMSAQEGAKYLEHPMGGRGVLLGGVPGVKPANVIVLGGGVVGTNAAKIAAGFGARVTIFDNNLYRLRYLDDVMPRNCETQMSTPANIREAIIDADLVIGGVLVVGAKAPRLVTRDMLSTMKPGSVIVDVAVDQGGCVETTKPTTHDNPTYVVDGVVHYCVANMPGAVPYTSTLALTGATLPYAMNLANHGWEAAVKESHELALGVNIVKNTIVYKAVADAFDMEYKHLNDVMGW
- a CDS encoding SIS domain-containing protein — encoded protein: MSSPFTLSRIASTITESISTKQELLQTQSQNILDCGELLASAAVSNALIMLCGNGGSAADSQHIAAELVVRLRGSVERRAIKAMALTVDSSVLTAGGNDYGYNRVFERQVEAFASPGSVLVAISTSGTSANVVQAVTRANMLGVQTVGLLGGSGGVLNGLCTKSVVVPSTNTARIQECHIMIGHLWCEMIEEAVAPELFR
- a CDS encoding aldehyde dehydrogenase family protein, which gives rise to MTNIPDHTSTLESAISAVRNRTFFAHWPEAPSGKIYGETANADGEAAFKAHLGKPFTELLQNDAEPVGSELSPWGFPLHITYPSAKVDELTEQARMAQASWQRVPVRSRAMILIEALERAAQRFFEIGYATMHTTGQGFVMAFQSSGPHAFDRALESVALGVVAHETFSSSATWAKPMGKFEVHIQKHYRTIPKGINLVIGCSTFPVWNSLPGIFAGLITGSSVIVKPHPMAVLPIAIIVAEIQKTLRDVGVHPLTIQLAADSADNPVALKLLEHPAIQVVDYTGGPAFGNIVEETARRLGKVVYSEKAGVNSVIIDSADDLDAALDNLAFSVSLYSGQMCTAPQNIYIPAEGVMVKGALIPAGDVAERLKVKIDTLVGNPKMGPGTLGTIQNPATAQRVADARTTGLPVLRDSAEVGQAGFDTARTASPLLLMATAADAATYHREWFGPISFVITAQSFGDAVREVAATVREAGALSVLIYTTDPDKAEQSEQVLVSAGAPVAYNFNSFVWVNQSAAYSDFHGTGANPAGTASYSDLGYITGRYHVVGVRKQAASA